One Deinococcus sp. LM3 genomic region harbors:
- the gcvH gene encoding glycine cleavage system protein GcvH, with protein sequence MTNTPTELKYAASHEWLAADGTVGITDFAQDQLGDVVYVELPEVGRVVTAGETVAVVESVKTASDIYAPASGTIVAVNDELTGTPELVNSGPYEGGWLFKLDVTIEGDLMDAAAYEAANN encoded by the coding sequence ATGACGAACACCCCCACCGAACTGAAGTACGCCGCCTCGCACGAATGGCTCGCCGCTGACGGGACCGTCGGCATCACCGACTTCGCGCAGGACCAGCTGGGCGACGTGGTGTACGTCGAACTGCCCGAAGTGGGCCGCGTCGTCACCGCCGGCGAGACCGTCGCCGTCGTCGAGAGCGTCAAGACCGCTTCTGACATCTACGCGCCCGCCAGCGGCACCATCGTCGCCGTGAACGACGAACTGACCGGCACGCCCGAACTCGTGAACAGCGGCCCCTACGAGGGCGGCTGGCTGTTCAAACTCGACGTGACCATTGAGGGCGACCTGATGGACGCCGCCGCGTACGAAGCCGCGAACAACTGA